The DNA segment GACAGCGCGGGGCGGAGGAGGCCGGACGGCGCGGCCCGTTCGGGCCGGGATGCGGAAGACGTACTCACTCTCCGACCTTGGTCACGCCCACACGGCCGTGCAATCCACGACCCGGGTTTCGCGCGGTCTTTAACCCTGATTCAGGAACGGGGGCGTCCGGGGCGGGTGTCGGGGACGGGAGTCGGGGACGGGAGTCGGGGTGGAGTCGGGGACGGGCGCCGGAGGTGTCCGGCTGCACCCGGAACGTAAATCAGGGCAACCCGGACCGTGGTGACCCTCACACAAGATCCCCGGAGAGATCAAAGTAGGGTGTGGCTACCATATGAGCGCCGCCTAGCTCGAAAGTTAGATCTGTGACTGTCAACGACGACTCGTTCACCAACTGGATGCACCGCGAGGAAATCGCGGAGTCGATGATCCCGCTCATCGGGAAGCTGCACCGCGAGCGGGACGTGACCGTCCTGCTGCACAGCCGCTCCCTGGTGAACAAGTCGGTGGTCAGCATCCTGAAGACGCACCGCTTCGCCCGGCAGATCGCCGGCGCGGAGCTGTCGGTCACCGAGACCATGCCGTTCCTGCGAGCCCTGACCACCCTCGACCTCGGGCCCTCGCAGATCGACCTCGGCATGCTCGCCGCCACCTACAAGGCCGACGACCGCGGCCTGAGCGTGGCGGAGTTCACCGCGGAGGCCGTCGCCGGCGCCACGGGCGCCAACAAGATCGAGCGCCGCGAACCGCGTGACGTCGTCCTCTACGGCTTCGGCCGCATCGGCCGGCTCGTCGCCCGCCTGCTGATCGAGAAGGCCGGCTCCGGCAACGGCCTCAGGCTGCGCGCCATCGTGGTGCGCGGCGGAGGCCCCCGGGCCGCCGGTGACCTCGTCAAGCGCGCCTCGCTGCTGCGGCGCGACTCCATCCACGGCCAGTTCCAGGGCACCATCACCGTGGACGAGGACAGCAGCACGATCCTGGCCAACGGCAACGCCATCAAGGTGATCTACGCCGACGACCCGTCCGCCGTGGACTACACCGAGTACGGCATCCGGGACGCCATCCTCATCGACAACACCGGTAAGTGGCGCGACCGCGAGGGCCTGTCCAACCACCTGCGCCCCGGCATCGAGAAGGTCGTGCTGACCGCGCCGGGCAAGGGCGACGTCCCGAACATCGTGCACGGCGTCAACCACGACACGATCAAGCCCGACGAGCAGATCCTGTCCTGCGCCTCGTGCACCACCAACGCGATCGTGCCCCCGCTGAAGGCCATGGACGACGAGTACGGCGTGCTGCGCGGCCACGTGGAGACCGTCCACTCGTTCACCAACGACCAGAACCTGCTGGACAATTACCACAAGTCCGAGCGTCGCGGCCGTTCCGCGCCGCTCAACATGGTGATCACCGAGACCGGTGCCGCGTCCGCGGTGGCGAAGGCGCTGCCCGACCTCAAGGCTCCGATCACCGGCAGCTCGATCCGCGTCCCGGTCCCGGACGTCTCGATCGCGATCCTCAACCTCCGGCTGGCCCGCGAGACCACGCGCGAGGACGTCCACGACTACCTGCGGGACATCTCGCTGACCTCGCCGCTCAAGCGCCAGATCGACTTCACCACGGCGCCCGACGCGGTCTCCAGCGACTTCATCGGCTCGCGCCACGCCTCGATCGTCGACGCCGGCGCCCTCAAGGTCGACGGCGACAACGCGATCCTCTACCTCTGGTACGACAACGAGTTCGGCTACTCGTGCCAGGTCGTCCGGGTCGTCCAGCACGTCTCGGGCGTGGAATACCCGACGTACCCGGCCACGGCGGTCTGACGCCCCGGGCTCACCGACACGGTACGCACGCGGCCGCCGACCGGGGTTCCGGTCGGCGGCCGCGTGCGTTCGCGGGGGGGGCGTGCGCGGGAGTGGGCGCGTGCGTGCGCGGGGAGGCGTCTCGTCCGATAAGGCCGGTGCCTCCGCGCCCGCTACGCCCCCGCGCCGGTCCAGGTGCGGGAGGCCCAGGCCCTCAGGTGCGGTGCCTGGGCGACGAGATCGCGGTAGGCGGCGGTGGCCGACTGGAACAGCGCGTCCACCACGTCGTCCGTGACCGCGTCGGGCCGCCACGCGAGCACGTACCGGCACCACAGGGGCGAGCCGGCCAGCGGCTTGACCAGGACGTTCGGGATGGGGCGCAGCGTCGGCTGCACCATGGAGACACCGAGGCCGTCCGCGATCATGCTCTGCAGCTGGGTCGGGTCGCCGAGGAACTCGTGCACGGCGACCGGGGCGAACCCGGCGGCCGCGCAGGCGTCGTGGAACACGCCGGGCCAGCCCGCGCCGTCGTCCGGGGTCAGGAACCACTCGTCGGCGGCCAGGTCCGCGAGCTGGACCTGCGCGCACTGGCGCAGGCGGTGCCGGGCCGGCAGGGCGACGAAGGTCGGCTCGGTGACGATCCCGCGGTGCCTGACGGCGGCCGAGTGACGCAGTTCCATGCCCGGGTAGTCGGCGGCGATGGCCACGTCGGCCGCGCCCTCCTCCAGCAGTTCCACGATGCGCGAGGAGGCGTAGACGCTGGTCATGGTCAGGGACAGTTCCGGCAGCCGGGTGCGGGCGCGGGACATCGTGCCCGAGAGCATGGGTGAGTTGGTCGCGGCCACGCGCAGCGTCCGGCGCGCGCGGGCCGCGGCCGGGCGGTGACCGATGGCGTCGGCGCGGGCCAGCACGTCACGTGCCTGAGCCACGACCTCGGCGCCGTACGGCGTCGCCCGCGCGCCGCTCGCGTCCCGGTCGAAGAGCGGCTCGCCCAGATGGCGCTCGATGCGCCTGAGCTGGGTGCTCACAGCCGGCTGCGTGTAACCCAGCAGCGCGGCGGCGCGGCCCACACTGCCCGTGTCGGCGATCGCGCACAGCACACGCAGATGCCGAAGCTCCAGCTCCATTCGCTCCACTCCCCCGTTCCCGTCCACGGCCGGTCCATTGTGCCTCCACCCGCGCCGGTCGCGACCCTCCACCCGACTACAGCCTCGCTGTATTTGCCTAAAGGTTTTAGGCGCACGCATAATCGCTTCTGGACAATGGGAGGTACTTCATGGCGCGTGCGGGTCTGACGACGGAGCGTCTGGTGCGGGCGGGAGCGGAGCTGGCCGACGAGGCCGGCTTCGAGCAGGTGACGGTGTCGGCGCTGGCCCGGCGGTTCGACGTGAAGGTCGCGAGCCTGTACTCGCATGTGCGCAACTCGCACGACCTGAAGAGCGGGATCGCCCTGCTCGCCCTGGAGGAGCTGGCCGACCGGGCCGCCGACGCCCTCGCGGGCCGGGCAGGCAAGGACGCCCTGACCGCCTTCGCGAACGCCTACCGCGAATACGCCCGGGAACACCCCGGCCGTTACGAGGCGGCCCGGTACCGGCTGGACCCGGAGACGGCCGCCGCGAGCGCCGGCGGGCGGCACGCGGAGATGACCCGGGCGATCCTGCGCGGCTACGACCTGGCCGAACCCGACCAGACGCACGCGGTACGCCTGCTGGGCAGCGTGTTCCAGGGTTACGTCACCCTGGAGTCGGCCGGCGGGTTCAGTCACAGCGCGCCGGACTCCGAGGAGTCGTGGACGCGGATCCTCGACGGCCTCGACACCCTGCTGCGCGGCTGGCCGGCGCCCTGACCGCCTCCGCTCCCCCACCGGGTGCCCCGCCTCACGACCTTCCCGACTCCTCGACAGGCTCACTCATGCCCACCACGCCCACGCCCACCACGCCGTACGCCTGGATCACCACGCCGCTCACCGCCGCCCTCGTGCGCGGCGCCCAGGACCTCGAGCGCACCCCGCGCGGGCTGCTCCCGCACCGGCTGCCCGCCTGGGCCCGCGCCCAGTGCGCCGACCCGCAGCTGCTCATGGCGGAATCCCAGCCCTCCGGCGTACGGCTGGTCTTCCGTACCCGCGCCACCGCCGTCGAGCTGGACACCCTGGCGACCAAGCGCGTCTACGCCGGGGCCCCGCCGCGCCCGGACGGCGTGTACGACCTCCTCGTCGACGGACGCCCGGCCGGCGCCGCGAGCGTCAGCGGCGGCGACACCCTGGAGATCGACCTGACCACCGGCTCCGCCGAGCTGCGGTCCGGCCCGGTGGGGACCGTCCGCTTCACCGGCCTGCCGGGCCACGCCAAGGACGTCGAGATCTGGCTGCCCCACAACGAGACCACCGAGCTGGTCGCCCTGCGCACCGACGCGCCCGTGGAGCCCGCGCCGGACCGGGGCCGCAAGGTGTGGCTGCATCACGGCAGTTCCATCAGTCACGGCTCCGACGCCGCGACCCCGACCACCACCTGGCCGGCGCTCGCCGCCTCGCTCGGCGGGGTGGAGCTCATCAACCTCGGGCTGGGCGGCAGCGCCCTGCTCGACCCGTTCACCGCTCGCACACTGCGCGACACGCCCGCCGACCTGATCAGCCTCAAGCTCGGCATCAACCTGGTCAACGCGGACCTCATGCGGCTGCGCGCCTTCGGCCCCGCGGTCCACGGCTTCCTGGACACCGTCCGCGAGGGACACCCCGACACCCCCCTGCTCGTGGTGTCACCGATCCTGTGCCCCATCCACGAGGACACACCGGGCCCCAGCGCACCGGACTTCGCCGCCCTGAGCTCCGGGCGGCTGCGGTTCCGGGCCTGCGGGGACCCCGCGGAACGGGCCCAGGGGAAGCTGACGTTGAACGTCATCCGGGAGGAACTGGCCCGGATCGTGCGGGAGCGGGCCGCCGCGGACCAGAACCTGCACCTGCTCGACGGACGCGACCTGTACGGGGCCGCCGACTTCGCCGAGCTGCCGCTGCCCGACGGCCTCCACCCGGACGCCGCCGCGCACCGCCGCATCGGCGAGCGCTTCGCCGAGCTGGCCTTCGGACCGGGCGCCCCCTTCGCGGCCTCCGCCAGCTGAGCCGTCGAGCCCTGGCGGCCCCACGCCCCCGGCAGGCGCCGCACCGGGCCGCCGGCCCGTACCCGGCGGGGCCGGCACCGCCGCGTCACACGAGATGGGCGAAGACCACCAGGTTCTCCGTGTAGTCCTTGGCCGAGTGGTCGTAGTCGCCCGCGCAGGTGATGAGCCGTACCTCGGGGCGGGCCGCGTCGTCGTACACGCGCTTGCTGGGGAAGTCGTCCTTCTCGAAGGTCTCGGCGCTGTCCACGACGAAGTTCGCCGTACGGCCGTCGGCCCGTTCCACGGAGAACCGGTCGCCTCGCTCCAGGTCGTCGAGGTTGGCGAAGACGGCCGCGGAGGTCGTGGTGTCCACGTGCCCGGCGATGATCGAGGTGCCCTTCTCGCCGGGTGAGACGCCCTTGGAGTACCAGCCGACCAGGTTGGTGTTGCCGGCCGGCGGGGGCTCGAGCTGGCCCGAGGCGCCGATGACGAGGGCGGTGAAGGGGGCGTCCACGGTGATCTTCGGGATGCGCAGCCGGGTGGGCGCGGAATGGGGCAGCGCCTGGCCCGCCTTGGCCGGGTCGGTCGTCGCGCCGCCGGCCCGGAAGGTGCCGGAGGCGTCGTGCGTACCGCGGTGGCCGCCGAGCACGCTGAATGCGAGGACGACGATCGCCACACCCCACAGCGTCAGCCGCCCGCCGCGGCCCGGGTTCTGCTCGTGCGACGCCGGTGCGGCGGAGCGCGGGGAGGAGGGATCTGCTGCCATCGGACACCACCTCACTCGGGCACGGCAGCACAGGGACCGGACTGCGGGTGGCGCGGGCCGCCGGCACGGAAAGCGCCGGCGGCGGCCGCAGCACCCGGGATACGGGACACGGGGACGGTCAGGAGGCCGAGCCGCCGGTCCTGCGGCGCAGCGCGTACAGGCCGGTGACGCCTACGGCGAGTACGGCGAGGCCGCCCGTGGTGACACCCGAACCGGCCAGGGCGCCGCCACCGGTGTGCATGCCGCCGCGCGGCTCGTCACGGCCGCTGTCGCTGTCGCGGTCGCCGCCGCCCGAGTCGCCCTTGTCGCGCCCGCCACCGCTGTCGCTGTCGTCGTCACCCTTGTCCTTGTAGGTCTCGGGGTCGAACCTGCTGTCGTCGTCGGACCCTCCGCTGTCGCTGCGGACCGTCGCGAGGGCACCGCCACCGGTGTGCATGCCGCCGCGGGGCTCGTCACGGCCGCCGCTTCCCTTGTCGTAACCGCTGTCGGAGTCGTCGTCGCTGTCGGAACCCTTGCCGCGGTTGCCGCTGTCGGAGCCCTTGCCACTGTCGGAGCCCTTGCCGCGGTCGCCGCCGGAATCGCTGTCGTGGTCGCTGCTGTACGAGGAGTCGTCCCGGCTTCCGCCGTCCGCCGCGAGGGCGGCACCGGGCGTCGCGAAGGCGAGCGCCGCGGAGGCGGCCGCCGAAGCGAGAAGAATGCGGGCAGAGCGCATGTCGGTGTCCTTCCGCCGTGACCGGGCAGCGGATCCGTCATCAGCTGAAGAGACCGGCCTCGACATGACCCACCGTCGATCAGGCCGCTGCCGCGCACCATCCAGGCCGCCCAGCCGGGTCACCGCTCCACCCGTCTGTCCCAGCGACACGCCGCAACACCCCCCGTTCGGCCCCTGCGGAGTCACCCGTCAGCACGCCCCCGCTCCGGGCACGAACGAGCGTCGCGCGCCCCGGGGAACGGCGGTGCCGAAGGTATGCCCGGCGGTGTCCAGCCGCGCCGCTCCCAGTACCGATTCCCGTACCGATGCCGGTGCCGCCGTCCTCTCGTGGCGTGCCCGGGTGCCGCGACCGGGGCGGGCGGGGCGGGCTCGTCGCCCCCTGCGGCCGGTGTCCGTGGGCGAGTTCGGCACCCCCCTTGTCATGACAATCGTCAAAGCCCAGGCTGGGTGCCGACAGTACGCAGGAGCGGCACGGTAGGAGGACTCGGTGGCGGACGGATTCGCGCGGGCGATGTGGGAGCGGTACGAGCCGGTGCACAGTCTCGTGTACTTCACGCCCGAGGCGATGGGGGTCGCGGACGGGCTGGGGCTGCGCGGGTACTGGATGGGGTACTTCGCGCTGCGGGCCGCGCCGCTCGGCGCGGTGGGGCCGGCCGTGGTGACGAGCAGTTTCTTCGTCTTCCACCCGGACCGCGTGCGCCGCGCGCTGCCCGACGCCTGGGCGTACGCCGCTCCGGGGGACGCGCTGTTGGGCCGGTGGGAGGCCATGGACGCGGCGATGACCCGCATGCTGGGGGCGGACGTGGCCGCGTCGGCGGAACTGGCCGAGGCCGCGGACCTCGCCTGGGAGGCGGCGGCCGCCGCGGACACGACGGGCCGGGTCCTGGCCGCGGCGAACCAGGCGCTGGAGCGGCCGCGGCGGCCCACCGTCCGGCTGTGGCAGGCGTTGACGACCCTGCGCGAGCACCGGGGCGACGGGCACTTCGCGGTCCTGGTGAGCCAGGGGCTCGGGCCGGTGGAGGCCATGGTGCTGAAGGCGGCCGCCGGGGAGTCCGACGGCCCGTTCCTGCGCGAGACGCGGAAGTGGGAGGCGGCGGCGTGGGAGGCGGCCGGGGAGCGGCTGCGTGAGCGTGGCCTGCTCGCGGCGGACGGATCGCTCACCTCGGCCGGGACCGCGCTGCGGGCGCGGGTGGAGGCGTCGACCGACGCGGCCGCCGAGGGCCCCTGGACCGCGCTCGGCGCGGACCGCTGCGCCCGTCTCGCCGAACTGCTGGAGCCGTTGACGCACACCGCCGAGACCTCGGGGCTGTTCCCGCCCGGCAATCCGGTGGGACTCACCCGGCAGCGGTTCGCGGGCAGGTGACACCGGCCCGGCTCCCCGTGAGTCAGGCTCTGGTGCGTCAGGTCCCGAGGGGTGGGGTCCGGCCGGTCGGGCTCTGACCGGCCGGGACCGGCAGGGTCGGCCCCGGCCGGTTACGCGTCCCGCCGGTCACCGGCGGACCGTCCGGACGGCCGGCGGCTCCGGCCGTCCGGATTCCGTCGTCGCAACGGCCGAAGTTCGCTGCGTGGCGGCCCTTTTGCCGGACGTACGCTGGGCGCGTGGTCGAGCGAGACGAGGATCCAGGGCAGGTGGCGTCACGGCTCACCGGGCGCCGGGTCACGGGTGCGTGGCCGCCGTCCGGGTCACCCGCCGAGGTGACCCTCGCGGACGGTACGACGGTGATGGTCAAGCGCGGTGACGGCCCCGGCGCGGTCCGCGCCGAGGTGGCGGGACTGCGCTGGCTCGGCGCGGCGGGAGCCGTGCGGGTGCCGGAGGTGCTCGGCCATGACGAACGGTGGATGGTCTCCGAACGCGTACGGACGGGACAGCCCGCTCCCGGGGCGGCGCTGCGTTTCGGCCACGCCCTGGCGACGCTGCACGCGGCCGGGGCACCCTCGTTCGGGGCGCCGCCGCCGGGCGGGCCTGCGGCGGCGTACATCGGTCTCGCGCCGATGCTCAACGCGCCGGGCGCGGACTGGCCTTCCTGGTACGCCGAACACCGGGTGCTGCCCTACCTGCGGGACGCGGTCGACGCCGGAACCGTCCGGCCCGGCGAGGCCGCCCTGGTGGAACGGGTGTGTGAACGGCTGCCGGAGCTGGCGGGACCGGCGGAGCCGCCCGCGCGGCTGCACGGCGACCTGTGGAACGGCAATGTGCTGTGGGGTGCCGACGGCGAGGTGCGGCTCATCGACCCGGCCGCGCACGGCGGGCACCGGGAGACGGACCTGGCGATGCTGATGCTGTTCGGCTGTCCGCATCTGGACCGCGTGCTGGCCGGGTACCGGGAGGCGGCGGCGCCGGCCGACGGCTGGCGGCGGCGGGTCGGCGTGCATCAGCTCTTCCCACTGCTGGTGCACGCGGTGCTGTTCGGGCGGGGGTACGCGGAACAGGCCCTCGCGACGGCGCGCGACGTGCTGGGGGCGTGAGACGGCGGTCGTGACGTCCGTGGGGCCCGCCGGTGCCTGTTCACAAGTTCGCCGGTTCCTGGCGCAGCCTCCTCACCTTTTTCGGCGTCCTTGTACCTGACGCCCCCGACCGCCCTTCCCCCGGCTCCGGTTACGGAGGGTGAGGAACCCAATCGCCCGTTCGAATCGTATAAGGACGTGAAGGCCGAATCAGGGAGAGAACATGCAACCGTTCACGCTCAACTACGCGCGGCCCGCTGTGCAGTTGGACGTCACCGCTCCGTACGCGTATGACGCCGGACTGCAGTTGAACGTCCTCCCGGACGGGCGGATCGCCGCCACCGACCACGCGACCCTGCGAGCCCTGGGGACGACGACCTCCACGGCGGGGTCCAAGACACACTTCGACGACTGAACGCGGGCCCGCTGAACATGACCGTGCTCATCCTGACCAGTGAAGAGGACGTGACGGCGGACCTGGTGGTGCTCCGGCTGGGCGAGGCGGGCGTGCCCGTCGTCCGTCTCGACCCCGCCGACCTCACCCACGGGGTCGCCCTGTCGGGCGAGTACATGCAGGGCACCTGCGGCGGGCATCTCTCCGTCGGCGGGCGCCTGGTGAGCATGAGCGGCGTGCGCTCGATCTGGGTGCGCAGGCCCGGGAGGGCGGCCCTACGCGCCGCCCAGCCGTCCGCCTGGCTGACGGAGGAGTCCACCCAGGCGCTGTACGGCATGCTGCGCTGCACCGGGGCACGCTGGATGAACCACCCGGACGCGGCCCACCGCGCCCGTCACAAGCCCTGGCAGCTGTGGCTGGCGCAGCGCAGCGGGCTCGCGGTGCCGGCCACGCTCATCACCACGTTCCCACAGGCGGCCCGGGAGTTCGCCGAGCGTTTCCCGGACCTGGTGGTCAAGCCGGTCTCCGGAGCGCATCCGCAGGAACCGCCGCGCGCGGTGCCGACCAGCCGGGTCGCGCCGGACACCGACTTCACCGCGGTCGCCTACGGTCCGACCCTGCTGCAGCGGCGGGTCGCCAAGCGGGCCGACATCCGGCTGACGGTCGTGGGGGACACGCTGCTGGCGGCCCGCAAGCAGGCCGATCCGGATGCCCACCCCGACGACGTGGACGTGCGCTTCGCCCCCTCGGCCTCTCCCTGGCGGCCCGTGGAGGTGCCCGCGCAGGTCGCCGGGGCCGTACACCGGTACATGGCGGGTGCCGAACTGGCCTACGGTGCCTTCGACTTCGCGGAGGACACGGACGGGATCTGGTGGTTCCTGGAGTGCAATCAGTCGGGCCAGTTCGGGTTCGTCGAGCTGGACACCGGTCAGCCGATCGCCGCGACGATCGCGTGGTGGCTGGCCGGAGACGGAGAACCGTCGCAGCCGTATGTCAACGGTGAGCGGGACACGGCGCCTTGACGCCGTGGAGCCCGGATCGGAGAAGGGAACGCGACATGCGCATCGGACTGCTGGGAACGGGCCCCTGGGCCCGCGCGGCCTACGCCCCCGCCCTCGCCGGGCACCCCGGCCTGGACTTCGCCGGAGTGTGGGGCCGGCGCCCGGAGGCGGCCGGCGCCCTCGCGCGGGAGTACGGCGTGCGGGCGTACGACGACGTGGACGCCCTGCTGGCCGAGGTGGACGCGGTGGCGGTGGCACTGCCTCCGGCCGTGCAGGCCGCTCTGGCGGTGCGTGCGGCACAGGCGGGCCGCCATCTGCTGCTGGACAAGCCCCTGGCGGTGGAGGCCGCCGAGGCGAGGGCCGTCGCCGAGGCGGCCGAGCGGGCCGGGGTCGCCTCGGTGGTGTTCTTCACCACGCGTTTCCAGAAGGAACCGGACGCGTGGATCGGGGAACAGGCCGCCACGGCGGGCTGGTTCACGGCGCGCGCACAGTGGCTGGGCTCGGTGTTCACCAGTGACAGCCCCTTCGCCGACTCGCCGTGGCGGCGCGAGAAGGGCGCGCTGTGGGACGTGGGCCCGCACGCGCTCTCCGTCCTGCTTCCGGTCCTCGGTGACGTACGGCAGGTCCTGGCGGCGGCGCACGGGCCCTCGGACACCGTGCACCTGGTCCTCGACCACGCCACCGGTGCGTCCAGCACCCTGACGCTGAGTCTGACGGCGCCGCCCGCGGCGGCCGGCGCCGACGTCGAGCTGCGCGGTGAGAGCGGGGTGTCCCTCCTGCCGAGGAGCACGGAGGGGGCGGTCCCCGCTCTCACCCGCGCCGCCGACGCCCTGCTGACCTCCGCCCGCACCGGCCGCCCGCATCCGTGCGACGCGGCGTTCGGTGTCCGCGTCACCGAGATCCTGGAGACAGCGGAGTCCCACCTGGCCGGCGCAGCCTCCGTCTCCGCCTAGAGCCTTCCCGCGGTCCGCCGCCTACCCGTCCTCGAACGGCTCGTCGCTCCACCGGAACCAGGCCCGGTCCCCCTCGATGTGCAGCAGGAACTCGGGGACCGGGCCGTCCGGTGAGGACAGAGACACCCGGGCCTGTATCTCGTCGTAGGCGGACTCCCACTGGGCCCAGCCCGCGTCGTCCTCCGGGTCGGCCAAGGCGAGTTCACGGGCGAAGAGGTCCCGCACGGCGGCGAAGCCGGGGCCGGCGGTGAACCGTCCGGACAACCAGGGGAAGCCGGCCTCCTCGATCCGTATCTCGCCGACCGCCACCTCTCCTGCGTGCACACGCCAGACCGCCCCGTCGTGGCCCATCGGCCTCCCCCTCGTTCCGCTTCCGCTCACCGCTCCGTCAGCATGTCACCCGGCACTGACATCGCCTTCGGCCCAGAAGTTGAGACGCTCGCGGACGACGGGATAGCCGGCCTGGGTGAAGTGGGCGGCCATCGGGAAGTTGCCCTGGTCGGTGGCGGCGGCGATGAAGTCGGCGCCGCGTTCGACGAGGTGGTGGGTGCACTCGGCGAGGAGGTCGTAGGCGTAGCCGTGACCGCGCTGCTCCGGCAGGACACCGATGAAGCCGACGCAGGGACCGGAGGGATTGCGGGCGGGAACGTGGATGCCGACCAACGCGCCCTCGGGTGTGCGGGCGACCCGCCACCACTCGCGCGGTGACGGCATCCACCGGAAGACGTCGAGTTCCTCCCGGGCCGCCTGGTCCACTCCGCCCTGTGCGACGGCCCGGCGGGCGTGGGCGTCCAGCGTGACGGATTGGATGCGGCACAGGGCGTCGTAAAAAACGGCGTCGTCCGGCTCCGGCGAGAAGAGGAGGCGGCCGGGGCGTTCGGGCAGACCCCGGTCGGGGGTCCAGCGGTACACGAGGCGTTCCGCCAGCGGTTCGTACCCGGCCAGGCGGGCGGCCGTGGTGCGGGTGGCGACGGCGGCCCGCTGCCCGGGGACGTCCCGCCAGCCCGGGGGCAGGTCGAGTTCCAGTTCGTCGGACCGCCAGGGCGCGCTCCTCAGGAGTTCGGCCCCCGCGTCCTCCTCGCCCTCGGCGACGTCGAACCAGTTGATCAGGAGCGGCCGGTCGTCGTCGGGGCGGCCCCACCAGGCGGCACGGGCCACCGGCCGGCCGGCGCGGAGGGCGACGCGTTTCCAGTCAGGGCGGTGATGGGTGCTGCGGTGCTTCTCACGGAAGCCCAGCGGGTCGGGCAGCATGTCGAACAGGTGCGCACTGCTCTCGTCGAGCGTGCGGATGACCGGTGCGGTCATGGTTTTCCTCCGGGACGCGTACGTGGTGCAGCGCTCCCGGTCCGGTCAGACGTGGCACGCCCGGGAAACGGGGAGGGAGGAGCGCTGGATGACAGGGACCTGCATGACGCTCGCCTCCTTCCGTCCGTCTCGGGCGTGGTGGTCACGGTAGGCGGGCGGGCGGGCGAGCGTCCACTCCTTTTCCTGAACCGTCCTCCACTTTTCCTGAACCGTCCTCCACTTTTCCTGGGCCGTCCTCCGCCGTCCTGCGTCGCTTCTCCCCCGCCTTCGCGTCCGTGTCCCGGCCGTCCCCCGCCGCGGGCGTCCGCCGTGGTG comes from the Streptomyces sp. NBC_00820 genome and includes:
- a CDS encoding Gfo/Idh/MocA family protein, encoding MRIGLLGTGPWARAAYAPALAGHPGLDFAGVWGRRPEAAGALAREYGVRAYDDVDALLAEVDAVAVALPPAVQAALAVRAAQAGRHLLLDKPLAVEAAEARAVAEAAERAGVASVVFFTTRFQKEPDAWIGEQAATAGWFTARAQWLGSVFTSDSPFADSPWRREKGALWDVGPHALSVLLPVLGDVRQVLAAAHGPSDTVHLVLDHATGASSTLTLSLTAPPAAAGADVELRGESGVSLLPRSTEGAVPALTRAADALLTSARTGRPHPCDAAFGVRVTEILETAESHLAGAASVSA
- a CDS encoding GNAT family N-acetyltransferase; translated protein: MTAPVIRTLDESSAHLFDMLPDPLGFREKHRSTHHRPDWKRVALRAGRPVARAAWWGRPDDDRPLLINWFDVAEGEEDAGAELLRSAPWRSDELELDLPPGWRDVPGQRAAVATRTTAARLAGYEPLAERLVYRWTPDRGLPERPGRLLFSPEPDDAVFYDALCRIQSVTLDAHARRAVAQGGVDQAAREELDVFRWMPSPREWWRVARTPEGALVGIHVPARNPSGPCVGFIGVLPEQRGHGYAYDLLAECTHHLVERGADFIAAATDQGNFPMAAHFTQAGYPVVRERLNFWAEGDVSAG